A region of the Anolis carolinensis isolate JA03-04 chromosome 1, rAnoCar3.1.pri, whole genome shotgun sequence genome:
CATCCATCTCAACCTGGATTTGCTGTTCTTGAAGCTGTGATTGCAATTCTCGGATTTCCTGGAGGAGTCAAAGCCAGTATGAGGTCAGCAAGAGAATACTAAAAATGTCCAAGCATGATTATATATAACCTTGGTACCACTACTATACTCCATTTTTGCCTGAATCTTTCCTTCTTGCAATACAGACATGGATTATTTGAGGCTGTTGGGTTAAATGTGACTTGGGGTTCCAATTGATTCTTCCTGATTAGATCATCATTTGTCCCTTTCCAGCTTGTATATAAATTGTAACCCAATTCTAAAAGGTTACAGTACTTAGTGACTGGCAGTGAAAAGTGTAAGCTAATGTATAATGTTATTTTTGACCCCACCCTTTTGCTTTGGCCCTGGTTAccactagatcagtgattctcaacctgtgggtccccaggtgttttggcctacaactcccagaaatcctagccagtttaccagctgttaggatttctgggaactgaaggccaaaacacctggagacccagaaCCACGGCAGGAGAATGTAGCTTCCAAGAACGTCTTTGAAACTAAATTCAACCTTTGGATTCAAAAATGTTCCTTTGTGACATGAAAATCCCAGCATTCATTGTTACTGAATCACACTACTCCTAAATGCTCTACCACTTCCGATTTGCCACACGCTCCTTTCTAGTAGCCCTCACTGTCAGAGGTATTGAACCACAAAGGCAGTCAGAAGTATGCACTTACCTCTTCGTGCACCTTTTTGAGGAATGCAATTTCTTCTTGCAATGATTCAATGCGCCTCTCAAGGTCAATTCGTGCCAGAGTGGCTGCATCAACATCCTTTggtggcagaaaaaaggaaagaaagacttTAGTGGCAATTGATGTCATTTAGCCTTTGCTGCTGGAAAAAGAGAAGCTAAGCTTCTCCTAAAGGATGCGCCTCTGAATAGATCATGAAGCTGTGGTCACTGCCCTCTCCAGCCTACACGGCCAGGGAAACTGGCCAATAATTGAAACCATGTAGGAAGCTCTTGAAAGGCCAGGAAGTGTGTGGGAAGACCCACCACTCTAGGCCAATTCTCATGACTCTTTAACAGGAAGCAGACACCCATTTATTAACTAACATTAATCCCTGTGATTCCAAGTAAACCACAGCTGACAGGTTCAAAATGGTGGCAAGAAGCTGAAATGGAGGAGAGAAGAATAACTACAGATCCAGCATTGAGCAGGAGTATGGACTAGATGgctcctgaggccccttccaattTATATGATACTACAGCtgcagtggcacagtgagttaaactgctaagctacagaacttgctgacccaaaggtcggtgggattgggtgagctcccattgttagccccagcttctgccaacctagcagttcaaaaacatgcaaatgtgattagataaatAGATAATGCTTCAGGGGGAAgataatgacactccatgcaatcatgttggctacatgacctaggaggcatcaacggacaatgctggctctttggcttagaaatggagatgagcaccacctcccagagtcgggctcgactagacttaaaggcaaggggaaacctttacctttactatggctcTATTATTCTTTCTATGAGAAAATAATACATGCCTGGCTATTGACACTCTGAAATGAGTGGGAAAATATCCACTTAGATATAACACAGGCAGCCAACCACGTCAAACAAAAATGCAGGCCTAATTTGGAGGGGCGTGTTAAAACAGCATTGCTTTAATTCAAGGCCAGCACTTAATTTAAGATTGGCGATGGTGATCAAAAGGCGAGGAAGAAGTGGTATGTAGTACCTTTTCAGCAGGCTACTTTCTTTTTAGCTTTTGTGAATCTAAGAAACTTATATAATTCAGAAACAGGGATCAGTGATTTTGGATACAGCAAGGACTTGTGCTGCTTTTCTTAAAACGACCATTTAGCCTCACAAATGTATACAGCAATAGAGCCAAGGTCTGAACTTACAGCTCTGAAAGCGGCTAGGTTGTTCTCTGCTTCTTCTTTGAGATGAATCTCTTCCTGCAGCCTGTGAAAGTGAGGCAGAACAATTGGGAAGAAGGTGTCAGACAGAAAGCTAGACAAACCAGCAAAGACACTTGCAGCCCTGTGTCCTTTACTCCACCCAAGCCTGAAATCTGCGACTAACTTGCTCCAAACCGCAGGGCTACTATCTGTATCTAGAATGGGCAATTCTcctgaattctgggagttgagtgAGATCTGGCTGGGAGCCAGACTGAGAGAGCGAAGGAACATGTCTTCTCATTGCCTGTTTTAGTCAAAGCTCAAGCACAAAGGCATGAGCTCACAGATGGATAACAcactctctctccccctttcccttttAGGGTAACAGAGGCTTACTGCTACATCTAGGGCAACAGCTAGAGGCCTgcgaaggagaaagaagaatgtTAGCTGGGAGAGAGCCTCTTTCCCCTATATTCAAAGGAATAGTAATGGTCCCTCGCCCAGTCTAGGATATCTGGAATTAGTGTCTGTGTGACATGATGGTGGCAGGTGGAATGCAACTGAGCTGCTAGATGCCCAGAGAGAGGGTGGCGTTCCAGGCATTTCTAACTCCCCTTATATCTAATCCTCAAAGGGGGACTAGCAGGGTATTTCTCCCCAACGTGCCAGGGATTAGCACCCATGCCCTCCAACTGTCTCAATTTACAAGGTTTACAAGGAAACCTTGTAAAATTTACAAAGTTTACAAGGAAGGACAAGGTTCTGTCCTAATTACTCCTCTGCTGTCCCATTTTTAAGCTGGCTTTAAAATGGCACCTTCTGCTTTCTGCTTTTGTACTCAGCTTGCTTCCATTGGTGCAaactgaagccccttccacacagatgaataaaattccacattatctgctttgaactggaatatatggcagtgtggacacagggcccttccacatagcccaatatcccagaatatcaaggcagaaaatcccacaatacctgcttagAACTGTGTGATCTGCATCCactctcagataatgtgggattttctgccttgatattctaggttacatggctgtgtagaagggccctgagttcaaactgcaaaagtaATTTTCACTCGATTAATTCAGCCGGGTTGAAAGGAAAGGACAGAACCTTGTCCTTCCTTGTAAAAACAGCTAAGAGCAAACTGATGCAGCCCCTCCCAGCTTCTCTGGCCTTCTTGaccatgttgcttggccacatgtgtcctggttttcatctgtgaaatgttggagagtacgGCACCCTATTTGCACCCATTAGTAACTACTTTGTGCTTGAACATCTCCACGGACCAGCTGCCAGTGCTTTGAAGGCCTCCAGTGCATAGTCTATCTCATTATCACTACCTTACAAGGTTTGCTTGGCCATTAAAGCCAACCTATAGCTGTAGAGCGCTGGATACAAAGAGCACTGGAACTCAATTCCTAGCATATTTCTGTGTGTCATCCTCTTCTGTCACTAGCTTTTTCTCCCTGTCTATTAAACTCCACACCTGCCTGCTATCTTATGTCTCTCTCTTGTGAAAGGCTTGAGCCCTAGATTCTACAAGGTGCACAGTGCCAGCAAGCTCTCATTATGGCTGAAAACTTTAATAAACTTTAATAATGCCAGGGCTTGCAATGACAATCTTCTTTCACACAGGATTCTTGTCTAATCCCCACTCACTTTCTTTCTGCGTGGGAGGGGGGACAAACACTGCAAGATGATAGCAAGGAAGGGAACACACTGCTTCTGTGATTGCAATCAACTCTCAATGAACTGATTTGCAGTCATTCCcagtggaattaaaaaaaaaagatgacatGCAAAtacatttatgcatttattttgtCCTATAGGTTGGCACTGTCAGAAATATAAAGCCCTCAAGCAAAAGGCCCGGTTTGCCTTTGGCCTTACAAAACAAGGTCTGCAATGATGATTCTAGGATCCAGGAAGCAATCCAGTGCACCATGAGAAGAGGTTTTTGCTCCCTGGGATCCTCTGACaggatttcttcttcccttcccttctgaaATGTCGAAACTTCCTGTCCGTGGGGCCCAGCCTTGCTAGATTACCATTCCTGCTGTGTCCAGCTTGTCTTGTCTATCACAAGAGTCCTATATCCAGAGAAGAAATGCCAGACCCCGAGCCTGTCCATTGCCACAAGGCTGAAAACTAGGCCATTTATTCCTGAAGGAGGATGTCAGTATCATTCTCCTTCCGGAGCCTAGTTTTCTAATATGCAATATTAGTAAACccactcagagcccttccacacagccatataacccagaatctcaaggcagaaaaccccacaatatctgctttggactgggttatctgagtccacactgccatataacccagttcaaagcaaatgatgtgggattttaatgcagctgtgtggaaggggcctcaatcttAGATCTACTGTATCATAATATCACCACCCAGGAACCATTGCTACTCAGAAAAGTGAAAGGAGAAGCAGGGAGTTAAAGGGTCCATGCCTCATTTGTTTGGTGATGACTCTTGGCTTGTGCTTGGCTTTATTCTCCTTCTCTGGGATCTTCCAAACAACCATATAAcacagagtatcaaggcagaaaatcccacaatatctgctttgaactggattatctgagtccacactgccatataacccagttcaagataatgtgggattttatacagctgtgtggaaggggtctctgtTTCTTCCAATGCTCACTATGGTCAGAAAGGGGTATTACAGGCACTCTGTTATCGCTATCAGTTATTTTGACTCCTTCAGTTGAGGGATAATCATGAGGGTCCTCAGTTTTCCCCATTGGTATACAACCCCTATGACATCCATTAGTACTATCAATGTGGCTTTTCCAGTGGCTGAATTTCTCTGCTAACATAGCTGCCTTTTCTTCACATCCTGTGTTCTATGATGCTTTTAAAGGAATAAATCTCTTCCAAATGCAGAGAAAGGAAAGTGAGCTATGCTTTTTAAAAGGGACCACTTCCACCGAGTTTACAAAACCAGCCCTAGATAATAGAGAAGCTTGGAGAACAGCCTGAattagagtacatctacactacagaatgaatgcattttgacactgcttgaactgctgtggctcatTGCTGTGTAACTCTGGTATTTCTAGTTTGGCTATGGCATTTAaaatgtgtcaaactgcattacatctgcagtgtagattcacctttAGAGAGAAAGGAGGCGCAGGAGGCTCCTTCTCAATAATTCTGTTCTGCAGAGATGTTAGAGGTCATAATACCCGGAAATAAACATACGGGGTTTTTTTAAGTCCTTGATAAGAGTGTCAGTGGTGTAGTGGCTAGAATGTTATACTTGGACTTGAGAGCTCTACTTTAGCTAGAGACTCTCTTTCACCCTAGCCTACTTTACAGGGTTGTGGCAAGGACAAAATACAGACAAGTGGCATATAATCTCATTAATCTAATTGGAGAAAAACtgagatataaatgtaactaaaaACAAGGTGGTAACACTTATATAACTATGGTATACCTGTTCAAGTATAATTCATAACTAGTAACAACAGCCTAAAATCTAATTTTGCTGTCATCTGCTGATATTTGTGTACACATTCGTTGTATCAGCCTGGAAATGATTTTTTTAGAAGAGCTCTAACCCAACCCCATCCCTCAGAGTAAAAATAGCAAATTTTTCCTATTTCATTTAGTTGTGATTACACCAATCTTCTGAGGCAGTTCATTATCATGTTCATGTTTAAGGAAACCCAAAGCTGATCAGTCCTGAACAAGTCAGGGGCTCAATGGCAGAGCAAGGATATAAACAGAAACAGTAAATGGGGAAAGGCCTTGAGAGTGACAAGCTTAAGAGTAAGAACATCCATCTGTTTAGCTTACCAAAAAGAAAGGTCAAAAAGTGATCTGATAAGAACCTATAAGCAGCTATTAGCATCAAATAGCTTAAAGACCTTTCTTCCCCTTTTGCCATGAACAAGGAGAGAGCAGAGCAAGCACCATTAGGTGGGAATTCAAGCTAGATACATTTCCATGAGTAAATCTCAGTGTCTGATATGACCCCCGCATGGTTTGCTATAGTCAGCTGTCCATAAAGTTCAACTCTCTCCCCTTAATCTAATGAAAGAAGATGGGGAAGGTTTGCAGGGGAAACAGATGATGTGGTCTCGAAGGTGCATCGAGTCTTTAAAATGAAAACCAAATCCGATGATGAATTCAGAGAACATTGTTCTATATTCTTATGCTGAAATTCTTATATTAAAATCTGaagacactttttaaaaaatgaactgccCTTTAGAATGGCTGTCCTGTCTTTATTAAGTTTATGAACATTATAAATAGACAGAAAAGAAAGTGTAAGACAAGGGGTTGGTATGGCAGGGAAAATAGCTCCATCCTGCACTTTGTTCTAAGAATAAGTAACTTGTCATGAGTCCTGGGGCCTTTACATTGGGGGTGGAGAGTAtgcccatccaacttctgtttgagTGGTTACTCCCATCAGCCCTGGTAAGAATAGCCAATGATGAGGGAGTTGCTGGCCAATGATATCTGGGGAAAGGGGGGACTACCACAGCATTGAATGGAGGGGATATTTTGCAGTGCTTCAGTAGAACAATTGCCAAGTTGTCTGGAATATGCTCAGCCCTAGAACATGAAGTCTTTGAAGTGTCCAATTGGGGCCCTTGGGTCAGCTCTGCAAAAAGACAAGATGCTTCACTCCATCTCAAAGGGTGGAGGAGAGTTGCCTAAAAGGGGCCTCAGGCAGGGACTGgcaagatggagatggagatgacaGCTCTGGAGCAGAGGAGCTTGGAGAAAAATGTACAGCACTAGGATGAAAAATACCCCAAAGCATACTCTCTGAGGCCATGGAAAAAAGCTAGCATGTGTACTACATAAGCTGTAGCATTGTTTTTGTCAATGGTAAGTGAAGGAAACAGGGCTAGGTGATAAATCTGCCCTTTACAGTCCTTCCATGTTTATTCAGAACAGGGATACAATGACTGTTCAGGACTAGGAGAGAAGCATAGGCGGGGTGGTTTGTGCTTAGCCAGGTTTGAGCTAGTGACAACAAGTGCATGTCTCACCTTTGCTTCAGCTTCTGGAGGTCATCCAGCAGGTTGTCCCTCTCTACATCGACACGTGCTCGCTGGTTGGTCAGCAACTCCACCTGCCGCCGCAGCTCTCGCAATTCCTCTTCATACATCTCAGCCACCCGCGTGGGCTCCTTGCCTTTGAGCCGGTTGACTTCGGCCACCATGAGCGCATTTTGCTGCTCCAGGTAACGCACCTTCTCGATGTAGTTGGCAAAGCGATCATTGAGTTCCTGCAGCTCCACTTTCTCATTGGTGCGTGTCTGTAGGAACTCCTGGTTCATGGCATCGGCCAAGGAGAAATCGAGGAGTTCCCCAGCCCCCTGGTAGGCTGAGCGCAGTGGGGCTGAGTAGCTGGCTCGGAAACTGGAGAGACTGGGTGCGGCAGCGCTGCGGGACACTTGGTAGACCCGAGAGGACATGGAGCTAGCAGAGGAGCCCTTGGTGCCAAAGGAGGCCCGTGGAAAGGAAGGTGAGACTGCGCCAGGCCCACCAAAGGTCCGGCGGTATGAAGAGAGCCTCTGGCTGGAGGAGTAGGACTGGCTCATGGTGGTGGCTGGATGGAACAGAGGCAGAAAGAATAACAGCTGCTGCTCTGGGAGAGGAGTCGGAGACGGGACAAGGATCTGAGTGCTGGCTATTTGTATCCCTGAGTCTTGACATCATCTGCCTGTCCCCTCCCCTCTTCTTTCTGCTCCCAGTTTGGAACAGCTGTGGATTCCTCTGTCAGTTCAGTGAGAAATCTGTTCTGTGGCTGGGGCagggagacagacagacagacagacagaaaaatGGCAGCAAATGAGTCATGGGATGCAAAAGCTGTCTTCCGCTTGGCAGCAACCAGGCCTAGACTGTTGGAGTGGGCATGTAATATACCCCTGGTCCTCCACAGTGGTGGGTCAAGAACATGAAGAAGGAATGAGGTGGTAATATGGAAAATGACAGGTTTAGAAAGTGAAAGGATTGAGGCTAGGAGGGAACATTGAAGGAACATGATATTCTCAGTAACGGAAAATATTTTCAGTGATAAACAGCTACACGAGAATCATGTGCTAAGaacaaggagagaaaggaaagtaTATATTAGGACATATGAATCACACAATAGCAAGTAAAAAGAAAGATCTTCACTCAAATCTGTCTTATACACTCACTAAGGTTTGGGCAGTGAAAGTAAGTTCTTGTGGGTAGGATTGGAGCCAAGTTGTTAGAGGAATTTAAAAGTTTAAACAAATATATCTCAGAGGAATTGAAGCATATTTAAATCTTTATTCAATCCAAGTGCTAGGGAACAGACCTAGCACTTTGTGAACTGTTTGCCATGTAAGTCTCTGAAGACAAGGGTTTgagtccctgctcagccatgaaaacccactggaccACATTGGATAAATCACATCCTCTCAGATGAAGAAGACAAGGGCAAACTCacgctgaacaaatcttgccaagaaaaccctgtgataggttcaccttagagacACCATAAGTTggcaacaacttgaaggcacacagtgacGAACAGAGTATCCTGTACTCAGTAGCTGCTCAGTCCAAATACATTCCCTTGGGCATGAGGAGGGGTATGAAATAAGGAAGGGTAACAATCCTGAAGATGGTGGGTATTTGcaatggaaagaaggctccacTGCTCTTTGTCAACAGCTGAAACAACTGTTTCCCACCAA
Encoded here:
- the des gene encoding desmin; translated protein: MSQSYSSSQRLSSYRRTFGGPGAVSPSFPRASFGTKGSSASSMSSRVYQVSRSAAAPSLSSFRASYSAPLRSAYQGAGELLDFSLADAMNQEFLQTRTNEKVELQELNDRFANYIEKVRYLEQQNALMVAEVNRLKGKEPTRVAEMYEEELRELRRQVELLTNQRARVDVERDNLLDDLQKLKQRLQEEIHLKEEAENNLAAFRADVDAATLARIDLERRIESLQEEIAFLKKVHEEEIRELQSQLQEQQIQVEMDVSKPDLTAALRDIRAQYETIAAKNISEAEEWYKSKVSDLTQAANKNNDALRQAKQEMMEYRHQIQSYTCEIDALKGTNDSLMRQMREMEERFAGEAGTYQDTIQRLEEEIRHLKDEMARHLREYQDLLNVKMALDVEIATYRKLLEGEESRISLPIQTFSAINFRETSPEQRSSEVHTKKTVTIKTIETRDGEVVSEALQQQHEML